Proteins encoded by one window of Dermochelys coriacea isolate rDerCor1 chromosome 13, rDerCor1.pri.v4, whole genome shotgun sequence:
- the LOC119842035 gene encoding uncharacterized protein LOC119842035, which produces MNTDSDAVEYSLHPSCRDGLYYWGVKGYYYFVKPHDEWGIQYYRTTNFHENVDAVTYSFHPDVVNFLPGGLAITQGSAFGTWEAIKTISNDSNTPITWNKKITRKVGYAKEKMSSIEHNWSVSISASYQSGALTEAIAKYQFSLTTQYGGKSINTEKENWSEATDVEESVNLTLQPKEKIYIWQYQLGLGKKSVLFCRDMKFNDNPNPPTEVPLPPSNQ; this is translated from the coding sequence ATGAACACCGATTCTGATGCTGTCGAATATAGCCTCCACCCGTCCTGCCGAGATGGCCTCTATTACTGGGGTGTCAAGGGCTATTATTATTTTGTCAAGCCCCATGACGAATGGGGGATCCAGTATTACCGAACCACCAATTTCCACGAGAACGTGGATGCCGTAACCTATTCCTTCCACCCTGATGTGGTCAACTTCCTCCCTGGTGGGTTGGCTATCACCCAGGGTTCAGCTTTCGGCACCTGGGAGGCCATCAAGACCATCTCCAATGATTCCAACACACCCATTACCTGGAACAAGAAGATCACCAGGAAGGTGGGCTATGCCAAGGAGAAGATGAGCAGCATAGAGCACAACTGGAGCGTGAGCATCTCAGCATCATATCAGTCAGGAGCCCTCACCGAAGCCATTGCCAAGTACCAGTTCTCCCTCACTACTCAATACGGCGGGAAAAGCATCAACACGGAGAAGGAGAACTGGAGCGAGGCCACCGACGTGGAAGAGTCTGTCAACCTGACCCTGCAGCCGAAAGAGAAGATCTACATATGGCAGTACCAGCTGGGCCTGGGCAAGAAAAGCGTCTTGTTCTGCCGTGACATGAAATTCAACGACAATCCaaacccacctactgaagtgccCCTGCCGCCTTCTAACCAGTGA